AGTAATTATCAAAGTAAATATATATCCGGCAATTAAACCTAAAACTTTTATGACAAAAGCTATAGAAGAGCCTTTTAAAAGCTCTTTTAAATGTATATCTTTATTTAATTTATCTTTTAATTTTGCTATCATCTATAAATTCTTAGCCCACTCAATAAGTATATCTGCAACTTCAGGTCTTGAAAACTCCTTAGGAGGCCTTTTACCTTCCCTTAACATTGCTCTTACTTTTGTTCCACTTAAATGAATATGATCCTCTTTTGGATGAGGACATGTTTTTGCTGAAGCCATATTCTCACATTTTTTGCAGTAAAAAGAGTGTTCAAATTTTAAAGGCTGTATTTCAAGCTCATCTATAAACTGCTCTACAAACTCCTGTGCTTCATATGTTCCATAATAATCTCCAACTCCTGCATGATCCCTTCCTATTATCATATGTGTAGCACCATAATTTTTTCTCATTAGCATATGATGTACTGCTTCTCTTGGTCCTGCGTAATGCATTGATGCAGGTAATACTGATAAATGTACTTTTTCTTTATTAAAGTAGTTATCTATTAATGTTTCATAACATCTCATTCTTACATCTGCAGGAATATCATCTGGTTTTGTTTCTCCAACTAATGGATGAATCATAACTCCATCCATTGGTTCCAATGCTGTTTTTATTATGTATTCATGTGCTCTATGGATTGGGTTTCTTGTTTGAAAGGCTACTACCTTTTTCCATCCTTTCTTTTTTATATTTTCTCTTACTTGTGAAGGATCTAAGTAGTATTTCTCATCAATACCTTCTCTTAAAGGTCTGTTTATAAGTCTTATTATCTCTCCACCTATAAAGTTATTACCTGCATTTTTAACAACTTTTACACCTGGATGTTCTATATCTGTAGTTTTAAATACATTTTTACAGTAATTTTCAAGATCAAGATTAAATTTATCTTCTATAACCATAATCGCTATTAATCTTTCATTTTTATCATATAAAGCTATCTCATCTCCTAATTTTAAATCTTTATAAATATCTTCTGGTAATGGTAAAACTATAGGAATTGACCATAGAAGACCATTTTTTAGATGGATATTATTTATAACTTCTTCTGCATCTTCCTTAGTCATAAATCCATTTAAAGGAGAAAATCCTCCATTTGCTATCATTTCACAATCGCTTACATATCTATCGGCTATCACTATTTTTTTTAAGCTTTTTGCTTTTTCTATAAGTTCCTTTTTTTCTTCTTCTGTTGCTATTTTATTTATTAATTTTCCTCCATGTGGGTTTAACATAAATTTCCTCCTAAATAATTTTCTTATTTTCTAAATAATCTATTATTTTTTTTACAGACTCTTCTAAACTCATTTTATCTGTTTCAACAACTATTTCTGGATTTTCAGGTTCCTCATAAGGATCATCTATTCCTGTAAAGTTTTTTATTATTCCTTGTCTTGCTTTTTTGTACAAACCTTTTACATCTCTTTGTTCACAAACTTCAAGAGGACATTTTACATATATCTCTATGAACTCATCTTCCTCTACTAAATTTCTTACAAAATTTCTATCTTTTCTGTACGGAGATATAAAAGCAGTCAAAGTAATTATACCTGCATCAACAAAAAGTTTAGCAACTTCACCAATTCTTCTTATATTTTCTTCTCTATCTTCTGCTGAAAATCCTAAATCTTTATTTAAACCTGTTCTTATATTGTCTCCATCTAAAACATAAGTATTTATTCCCCTTTCAAAAAGCTTTTCTTCTACTGCATGGGCAAGAGTAGATTTACCGCTCCCAGAAAGCCCTGTAAACCATAAAATAGCGGATTTATGCCCTTTTTGTCTTTGTCTATCTTCTTTAGTAATATTTCCTTTATGTGGAATAATAAATCTTTCTTCCTTTTGTTGCATTAAATCCCCCTTATAAAGACTAAATAAAGTATTGAAATACATATTATACTGTATAATATAGATAAAGGTAAACCAACTATTAAAAAATCCTTAAATTTGTAGTTTCCTACTGCATATACCATAATATTTGTTTGATAACCTATTGGTGTTATAAAACTTGCAGATGCCCCAAAAGCCACTGCTAAAATAAAAGCAGTTGGATCTATAGATAAATGTTTTGCTAAAGATAAAGCTACTGGAAAAGTTATAGATGCTGCTGCTATATTTGTAATAAACTCTGTAAGAATATTTGCTAATAAATAAACACCTATCAAAGCTCCTACAATTCCAAAAACCGAAAAAGCAGATATTATCCCTTTTGAGATTATATCTGATAAATTGGTAATAATCATAGCTTTACCAATAGCTAAAGATAATGCAGCAATAATAATTAGATTTAGATCTAAACCTTTTCTTACCTCTGAATACGTAGTAATTCTAAAAAATATTAGAGCTGAAATAAATAAAAGAAGACCTGAAAAAAGATTTATGAAATGAAAAATAGATAAAAGTATTATAGAAATAAATCCTAATAATATTAAATTAGCTTTTTTTATATCTATATTAAAAATCTCTTTTACTTTTGAAACTGGATAAAAATCGGTTGTATCTTCTGTTCTTTTCCAAAAATCTTTTCCTGCTACAATTAATAAAACATCACCTGCTTTTAGTATAATATCTCCTATTTTTCCTGAAAGTTTTTCACCATTTCTATGGACTGCTAAAATGGCAGCATCATATTTTGCTCTAAAATCTGTATCTTTAACTTTTTTATTTATAAGATATGAATTATTTGAAATAACAACTTCTACAATATCTGTTTTCTCACCATTTACAATACATATATCTGGTATTGATAATCCAATATCTGAAGATATTAACTCTGTTATAGAATCTACCTGACCTGCAAAAATCAAAATATCATTTTTTTCTAAAACTTCATCTGGAGAAACAGGAGATATTTTGTTTTGATCTCTAATTATCTCAACTAAAAATAAACCTTTCAGATTTCTAAGTTTCGCATCTTTTACTGTTTTACCTACAATTTTAGAATCTTCTTTTATTACAGTTTCTACTAAATACTCTTTCTTATTTTCTAAAAATGTATCTAATATATCTTTTCTATTTGGAAGTAATTTATGACCAACAAAATAGATATATAAAAATCCAATAACTGTTGTAGGAATGCCTACCCACGCAAAATCTAAAATATGTAAAGATTTTAAACCACTTTCAACTGCAAGACCATTTACAATTAGATTTGTTGATGTACCTATTAAAGTTATAGTTCCACCTAATATTGCAGCGTAAGACAATGGGATAAGAAGTTTAGAAGGAGATATGTTATTTTTTTTACTCCATTGATATACATAAGGAATAAGCATAGCAACAATAGGTGTATTATTTAGGAAAGAAGATAAAGCTGATGTTGTCAAAAACATCTTGGATAAAAAAGATTTATAGCTAATATTTTCTTTTAAAATCTTAGAAAAGTAAATATTTATAACTCCTATTTTATGTATAATATTGCTTATAACTAAAAGTAATATTATTATTGCAATACTTGGATTAGAAAATCCTAATAATGCATCTTTTGGAGATAATATTCCTGTAACTACAAGAATAGCTACTGCTATTGTAAATGTAGCAGCAGGATGAAATTTTTCAAAATAAAGAGCTATTATAAGAAATGTTAATACAAATAATAAAATTAATATTTCAAAAGACATCAGACCTTATAGCTATAAAATAGGGATTTAATAAATTTTCCTTATTATAACTTATTTCAGGATAATTTTTTGTTTTAGATAAAGAAAAAGAATCTTCATATTTAATGATTTTACCACCTACTGCATTAAGAACTGCATGTGCAGCTGCTGTATCCCATTCCATAGTAGGAGCTAATCTTGGATATATATCTGCTTTTCCTTCTGCTACAAGACATATCTTTAAAGAAGAACCTATAGATACTGCTTCTATATTTTTAAAATATTTCTTTAAACTCTTTACAAATTTAGAAGTTTCTTCATTTAAATGAGATTTGCTCATAACAACGGAAACTGTATCTTTTTTTTGTTTTTTTAAAGGAAGTTTTTCTTTTTTTCCTTTTTCTATTTTATATCCACCATTTTCTATATCACCATAATACATTATATCTAAAACAGGAGCATAAACTACTCCTAATATAGGTTTATTTTTATGTATTAAAGCTATATTTACAGTAAACTCCCCATTTTTTTTAATAAATTCTTTTGTTCCATCTAAAGGATCAACCATCCAAAAATATTCCCAATTTTTCCTATCTTTAGAAGGTATTTCTTTCCCTTCTTCACTTAAAACTGGAAAATCCGAAATTTCAGATAAACCATTTTTTATAATTTTATGAGCTTTTTTGTCTGCTTCAGTAAGAGGAGATTTATCATCTTTATATTCTATCTCAAAATCTTTATTATAAATTTCTAAAATCTCTTCTCCTGCTTTTTTAGCTATAGATATTAGACTTTTAATCAATTTTTAATATCTCCTTGTATTATCTTATTTCTAATAGTATTTTTATAACACTAAAACTTCTTCTAACTCTTCTTCCCAATTTTTTATTTCTATATTTAATAAATATTTTATCTTTTCATTGCTCATAGCTGAAAATTTAGGCCTTTTTGCAGGTAGATTAAATATTTCTGAAGAAACCGGTTTTATAAATTTATTTATATTTTTTATATCAAAAACCTTTTTTGCCCATTCATATCTTGAAGCATACCCTGAGTTTGTTAGATGATATAAACCTGTTAATCTATTTTCTATT
The Hydrogenothermus marinus DNA segment above includes these coding regions:
- the sat gene encoding sulfate adenylyltransferase, with product MLNPHGGKLINKIATEEEKKELIEKAKSLKKIVIADRYVSDCEMIANGGFSPLNGFMTKEDAEEVINNIHLKNGLLWSIPIVLPLPEDIYKDLKLGDEIALYDKNERLIAIMVIEDKFNLDLENYCKNVFKTTDIEHPGVKVVKNAGNNFIGGEIIRLINRPLREGIDEKYYLDPSQVRENIKKKGWKKVVAFQTRNPIHRAHEYIIKTALEPMDGVMIHPLVGETKPDDIPADVRMRCYETLIDNYFNKEKVHLSVLPASMHYAGPREAVHHMLMRKNYGATHMIIGRDHAGVGDYYGTYEAQEFVEQFIDELEIQPLKFEHSFYCKKCENMASAKTCPHPKEDHIHLSGTKVRAMLREGKRPPKEFSRPEVADILIEWAKNL
- the cysC gene encoding adenylyl-sulfate kinase codes for the protein MQQKEERFIIPHKGNITKEDRQRQKGHKSAILWFTGLSGSGKSTLAHAVEEKLFERGINTYVLDGDNIRTGLNKDLGFSAEDREENIRRIGEVAKLFVDAGIITLTAFISPYRKDRNFVRNLVEEDEFIEIYVKCPLEVCEQRDVKGLYKKARQGIIKNFTGIDDPYEEPENPEIVVETDKMSLEESVKKIIDYLENKKII
- a CDS encoding SLC13 family permease, encoding MSFEILILLFVLTFLIIALYFEKFHPAATFTIAVAILVVTGILSPKDALLGFSNPSIAIIILLLVISNIIHKIGVINIYFSKILKENISYKSFLSKMFLTTSALSSFLNNTPIVAMLIPYVYQWSKKNNISPSKLLIPLSYAAILGGTITLIGTSTNLIVNGLAVESGLKSLHILDFAWVGIPTTVIGFLYIYFVGHKLLPNRKDILDTFLENKKEYLVETVIKEDSKIVGKTVKDAKLRNLKGLFLVEIIRDQNKISPVSPDEVLEKNDILIFAGQVDSITELISSDIGLSIPDICIVNGEKTDIVEVVISNNSYLINKKVKDTDFRAKYDAAILAVHRNGEKLSGKIGDIILKAGDVLLIVAGKDFWKRTEDTTDFYPVSKVKEIFNIDIKKANLILLGFISIILLSIFHFINLFSGLLLFISALIFFRITTYSEVRKGLDLNLIIIAALSLAIGKAMIITNLSDIISKGIISAFSVFGIVGALIGVYLLANILTEFITNIAAASITFPVALSLAKHLSIDPTAFILAVAFGASASFITPIGYQTNIMVYAVGNYKFKDFLIVGLPLSILYSIICISILYLVFIRGI
- the cysQ gene encoding 3'(2'),5'-bisphosphate nucleotidase CysQ, with the translated sequence MIKSLISIAKKAGEEILEIYNKDFEIEYKDDKSPLTEADKKAHKIIKNGLSEISDFPVLSEEGKEIPSKDRKNWEYFWMVDPLDGTKEFIKKNGEFTVNIALIHKNKPILGVVYAPVLDIMYYGDIENGGYKIEKGKKEKLPLKKQKKDTVSVVMSKSHLNEETSKFVKSLKKYFKNIEAVSIGSSLKICLVAEGKADIYPRLAPTMEWDTAAAHAVLNAVGGKIIKYEDSFSLSKTKNYPEISYNKENLLNPYFIAIRSDVF